AGCAGCAGTTATTGCGAATGAAATAGAAGTGATTACTGAAGTTGTTTACCATTGGCGTGTTAGAGAGAATGAAAATAAACCTTCTATTACACAGCAGCAAATGAAACTAAAGAATACATTGGATAGGCTGGATGCTTTATCGTACAACAGACAATGGTTAATAACATCAGGTAGAGAAAAACGACTTATTGAAGAAAATGATTTGAAAAGTTTATTGGATGTTTTAAGACTTCATGTTAATAAGTATTCCTTAATTAAGAAGGAAGAAATGGAGGAATGGAAAGAAAGTGTCATTTCATTTTTAAAACAAATACCTTTAAACATTGTCGGAAAATTACCCGAGAAAGAAAAAGAATTATATAAGTTGTTAATGAATCGGAATTACTTGGATCTTATGCTGTTTTCTCAAATGTTAACGAACACCGAAAAAAATCCCATTGTTATTCAGAGGAAAAAAAGTTTCGTTCTTAAAGCAAAAGATAATACATACGAGGTGACTCATTACTTAAAACCAACTATGGTTGTAAGAAAAGTTGAACAGTTAAATTCGGAATGGAAGTTAAGTGGTGACTTAATTATACCTAAAGCTTCCTATAAAACTGATGGGAAGATTTTTATCATTAGTAGAAAAGAAAAAGATGTTATCTATTCAGGAAATGTAAACTTAAATCCCGTAACTGAAAATTCCTGTTATCCATATGAAAAGTTATTATTTCAAGTTAATTTAGATACAAAAGTATTTTTAAAATATAAAAACGATTATATCTTTGATTTCTATTTTCATTTAGAAGAATATCCAAGTTATGGTTCCGCACGGGTTAGGCTTGGGTCAAACACTAAATCCAAATTCAATATTAAGAATAGAAATAGAGCCATTTCTTTATATCGCACAAATTTTGGAAACTTGAGTATTAGGATTCAAAAATACCATGCGGTTAAACTCTTTTTAAAAAAATGTCTATCTTTTATTAAAAAATAAAAATTCTAAATATACTTTGTCAAAAATACATTTTGTAACTTGTAAATTCCCAAAAAATATATATAGTAATAAAAGGTAAGAATATTGAAGGAGGATTTATATGAAAAAAATAACCATAATTTTAATTACATTATTAATATTTAATTTAGCATTTCCTTCTCACTTATTAGCAGATAATAGTGCGAATGTTAGTGAAGTGGAATTTGAGGATTCAAATTATGACCTAGATAGTGATATAGAGAATGAATCGGAGGAAAGTCAGGAAGAAATAGAGGGGCAAACAGAAAATCTAGAGCAGGGAACGGAACCACAGACTGGTCTAAAAGAAGAGCAGGAAATAGAGCAGAATGTAAATCCGGAAACAGATTCGGAAAGTACCATTCATGAAACAGTGACAGAAACAGATAAGGAAACAGATAAGGAAAAAGATAAAGAAACGGATAATGAAATAGAGAAATCTGATGATGCGGAAATCAAAACTAACACAGAAAACAAGAGTTCTTTGAAGAGAAGTGTGCAAGTACATAATATACAAGCACTAAAAGAAACGGTAACTAGTAAACTGGGCCGTATTCAAACTATTAATGCTAAAATCTATAAAACTATAGGTCAGGAAGATACTAGTATTACGGCTGGTTCAACGTATACTAATAAAGTTTTTTATATTAAGAAGCAAGCTGAGGCAAATGGTCAAAATTATTATCTAATCAGTACTTTAGCCAGTAGCACAAACGGTGTTATTGGATGGGTGAAGGCGACGGATATGTGGGCACAAAATCACGTGGCTGTAGATCATGAACAAAAGACCTTCTATTTAAAAGGTACAGGGTGGTCATACACAGATGCCTGGGGCGCTTCTCAGGATGTAATATATAGCAATCTTTCTCAATACCGTAATCAGGAATTTAAGGTTAACCTAACGGAAAAGGTAGGGGACGCCATTTGGTATCGTGGCACTTTAAGCGGTAAATCAATGTGGATACAAGCTTATAATGTAAAAACATCATATGAAACTGAAACTAGTAAACTAGGTCATATACAAAGTGCTAATGCCAAAATTTATAAGAATATAGGTGAGGATTCTACTAGTATTAACGCAGGCTCGACCTATACGAATAAAGTTTTTTATATTAAGAAAGAAGTAGAGGTAAATGGCCAACACTATTATTTAATCAGTACAGTAGCTAGCAGTACGAATGGCGTTATTGGCTGGGTGAAAGCAACGGATATGTGGGCCCAAAATCATGTTGCTGTAGATCATGAACAAAAGACCTTTTATTTAAAAGGAACCGGCTGGTCATATACAGATGCGTGGGGAGCTTCTCAGAATGTGATTTATAACAATCTTTCCTCCTATATAAATCAGGAGTTTAAAGTTAACCTAACGGAAAAAGTAGGCGATGCCATTTGGTACCGTGGTATTTTAAATGGAAGAACAATGTGGATACAAGCATATAATGTACAAGTTCCAAAAGAAACTGAAACTAGTAAACTAGGGCACATTCAAAGTACCAATGCAAAAATTTATAACACTATAGGCGAGGATTCTACTAGTGTCACAGCCGGCTCAACATATACAAATAAAGTGTTTTATATTAAGAAACAAGCAGAGGTAAATGGCCAACACTATTATTTAATCAGTACAGTGGCTAGCAGTACGAACGGTGTTATTGGATGGGTGAAGGCAACGGATATGTGGGCCCAAAATCATGTGGCTGTAGATCATGAACAAAAAACCTTTTATTTAAAAGGAACCGGCTGGTCATACACAGATGCTTGGGGAGCTTTCCAGAACGTCATTTATAACAATCTATCAACTTATAGAAATCAGGAATTTAAGGTTAACCTAACCGAAAAAGTTGGAGATGCTATTTGGTATCGTGGTATTTTAAATGGTAAATCAATGTGGATACAAGCATATAATGTACAATCAACAGTAGAAACTGAAACTAGTAAACTAGGTCATATTCAAAGTGAGAATGCCAAGATTTATAAAAATGTTGGGGAGGATTCTACAAGTATCACTGCTGGCTCAACATATACGAATAAAGTGTTTTATATTAAGAAACAAGCTGAGTTAAACGGAGTAACTTATTATTTGATTAGCACATTAGCAAGCAGCACGAACGGCGTTATTGGATGGGTGAAAGCAACTGATATGTGGGCGCAAGATCACGTGGCTGTAAACCATGAACAAAAGACCTTCTATTTAAAAGGGACGGGCTGGTCATATACAGATGCATGGGGTGCCTCTCAGAATGTTATTTATAACAATCTTTATCAATACAGTAACCAGGAATTTAAGGTTAACCTAACGGAAAAAGTTGGAGATGCCATATGGTACCGTGGTACTTTAAATGGTAAATCAATGTGGATCCAAGCATACAATGTGAAAATATCAAAAGAAAGTATTACTAGTAAACTGGGTCATATTCAAAGTGCCGATGCAAAAATTTATAATAGTTTAGATGAGGATTCTAGTATTACGGCCGGCTCAACATATATGAATAAAGTATTTTATATTAAGAAACAAGCAAAGGCAAATGGCCAAAACTACTATTTAATCAGCACAGTAGCTAGCAGTACAAATGGCGTCATTGGATGGGTAAAAGCTGAGGATATGTGGGCGCAAAATCATGTGGCTGTAGATCATGAACAAAAGACTTTCTATTTGAAAGGAACCGGATGGTCATATACAGATGCTTGGGGAGCTTCCCAGAATGTTATTTATAATGATCTAACGCCCTATAGGAATCAGGAGTTTAAGGTTAATCTGACTGAAAAAGTGGGAGAAGCGATTTGGTATCGTGGAATTTTAAACGGAAGATCAATGTGGATTCAAGAATTTAATACTACCCGAATAAACGAAACATATTCAAATTATAATTTAACGGTAGATCGAATGACTGATATCCAAATGGCTGTTACTCCCCAAACAGATAAGAGATACATGTTATGGATTAGGGAAGATGCATTTGAAAGCATCATTGATGGACAAGGTGTTGTTAACAATAATAACTGGAATTTAAGAAGAGGCCCCGGTACCGATTATGCAGTAGGAGAACAGGTAAGAGGCGGCACAAAGTTACCATTATTCTCAAGCACTAAAGGAGTTGACGGGTATATATGGTATCACGTCAGAAACACTACTGGATGGGTCATACCCGATAGACTAGACTTAGCTTATTATTTAAAACCATCTAATTTCACTAGTAATCTAACAAGTAAGCTTCAGTTTTTAAAACTTTCAACTAGTGCATATATTAATGTCAATGAAGTAAATGAGAAAGTACTAAGAGGAAAAGGTATTCTAGAAGGAAAAGCACAGTTATTTGTGGATGGTGGAGAAGTATATGGAGTTAATGAAATCTATTTAATTTCACACGCTCTATTGGAAACGGGAAACGGTACTTCTGCTCTAGCAACGGGAATTCAATACAACGGAAAAACTGTTTATAATATGTATGGAATTGGAGCAAAGGATAGTTGTCCTTTGGAGTGCGGGGCAAAATATGCCTATGATGCTGGTTGGTTTACTCCAGAACTAGCTATAGTTGGTGGAGCAGCATTTGTAGGGAGAAACTATATTAATGTAGGACAAGATACGCTATATAAAATGCGTTGGAATCCATTTTTCGCCGCAAACAATGGGTATGCTTCTCATCAATATGCAACTGATATTGGATGGGCGTCCAAACAAACTTATAGAATGAATGAAATATATAATTTATTAGATTCATATAGCTTATTTTTTGATATACCCGTATACAGGTAGTTTATTGTTGTTTATTTTAGAGGAAAGATAATTTAATCTACCTTACTAGAACCCAACATTTCTATGGCCATATGCGTAAATTTCGCATATGGCATTTATTATAGAAAACTAGTTGGAAAATCTTCCCCTATGTATTTAAGTTGATATCATGTATAATGAAATAATAATATAGTTAATTAAAGTCTGAATAATACTCGATATAAAAATAGAATCACAAACGATACTATTAACGGAGGTTTTATATATGAGAAAGGTAATCACTTATGGAACATTTGATTTACTCCATACAGGACATATAAATATTTTACGTCGTGCAAAAGAACATGGTGACTACTTGATTGTAGCAATCTCATCAGATGAGTTTAATGCCCTTAAAGGTAAGAAGGCATATTATAGTTTTGAACAGCGTAAATTAATACTAGAAGCGATTCGCTATGTCGATGAAGTTATTCCAGAACATACCTGGGAACAAAAAATACACGACGTTAAAAAACATAATGTTGATGTATTTGTAATGGGGGATGACTGGGCAGGGAAATTCGACTTTTTAAAAGATGCATGTGAGGTTATCTATCTACCTAGAACAGTTGGAATATCAACTACAAAAATTAAGAAAGATTTAACCAAAAGTTATACAAGCTAACAAACAATATTCTTATACCAATAATCCCGCATCCTCTCACTTTTCTAAAGTAACGAGGATGCGGGTTATTTTGTTAGAAATATTACTAGGAATTTGTATGGTATTCAATATAGATCATTAACTTCGTTCTTTTTGTCCTTTATATTGGGAAACATAAATAATTCTCTGTTATACTTGTAAAGTATGTATAATGAATGAATTGAGGGAGCTTTAATGTTAACTAAGATAAAACGTCACAAATTGTTTTTGCTGCTCTTTAAAACCATATTCACAGTGGTGGGGCTTTTCCCGAAAAATAAAAGACTGATGGTATTTGAAAGTTTTCATGGTAAACAATACAGCGACAGTCCACGTGCTATTTATGAATATATGCAAAAGCATCATCCTAACTATAAGCTAGTATGGAGTATTGATAAAAACAGTGTAAAGCTTTTCGAATCATTCGACGTCCCTTATGTCCGACGTTTCACGTTAAAATGGTTTTTTACGAAGCCAAGGGCTCAGTTTTGGATTAATAATGTGCGTCTTCCCAAATGGATGCCCAAACCAAGAGGGACGGTGTATCTTCAAACATGGCACGGTACCCCTTTGAAAAAACTAGGGCTTGACATTGAAGAAGTTCATATGCCAGGTACTTCAACCAATATATATCGTAATAATATTATCAATGAATCTAATAGTTGGACATGTCTTGTTTCCCCGAATAGTTATTCAAGCGAAATATTTAAAAGAGCATTCAAGTTCAATGGAGAAATTATCGAAAGTGGATATCCGCGGAACGATATATTATATAATGCCGAACCAAGTCAAGTTCAAGAAATAAAAGAAAAGGTTGGAATATCTGGTAATAAGAAAGTCATTCTCTATGCGCCTACATGGCGGGATGATGATTTTTACAAAGTAGGTCAATATAAATTTACCTTTCAATTTGAATTAGATAAGATGAAGGAACGTTTTGGGGATGAATTCGTACTTCTGACAAGAATGCATTACCTTGTTGCTGAAAGTTTTGATTTCAGGGCTCACGGTGATTTCATTAAGGATGTCTCTTCATATCCTGATATAGCGGAATTGTATTTAGTAAGTGATATACTTATCACAGATTATTCATCAGTTTTTTTCGATTATGCGAATTTGAATCGTCCTGTTATTTTCTATATGTATGACTTAGAAGTTTATCGGGATCGACTCAGAGGTTTTTATTTTGACATTGAAAAAGACGCACCAGGTCCAATTGTTGAAAATGAAGAAGAATTATTTGATGCAATAGAGTATGCTTCAAAAAATGGACACGCTTCACCTGAATCGTTTGAAAAGTTTTGTAACCGTTTCTGTTATCTTGAAGACGGAAAAGCTACAAAACGCGTCGTTGAAACTTTACTAATACGATAAAATGAATTGAAGCATTAATGAAAAAGAAGAAATGATTGAATTTGCTGAACTCAAAAAATTATAGACTAACCAGTTAAATCCTTTTCAAATGAGATGGAGCTTTGAAATAATTAAATAGTTCGCACTGATACAATACGTATTAGTGTGAGCTTTTTATTTTTTGCATTTATTGTCGAAAGTTTTAAACCACCAAAAAAAGGACAACCTTATCAAAATATAGAATTAGATTTTTAGAGCTATTTTAAAGTTGACAAGGTAAATGGGGAATTGAGTAATATGAATTCTCACAGGTTATTTAAGAACATATGAAATACAACGAATAGGGGAGTACCGTGATAAATAAACTAAAACTATACTTAGTATTAATTCTGAAGACTCTGTCCAAGATCGTCTATTTAGATATTAGTTTCGTAATACCTATAAAGAAAAACCGGGTGGTGTTTGTTACACCCCGACACACTGAGCTCAAGGACAATCTCTACTATTTATATGAAGAGATGAAAAAGAGCAAGCCTAAGTTAGAGTATGTGATCATAACACGGAAAATTAATGAGGAAGGTACAAAATGGCGGAGATTCTTAGTGAAAATGTTCACGGATTATTATTATCTAGCAACAGCTCGCTACTTCATCCTTGATGATTATTATCTCCCGCTCTATTTCGTACGCGTGCGAAGAGGAACTGAGGTTATCCAACTCTGGCACGCATCAGGTCCGTTAAAACGCGTCGGACTGAGTTTGAGGGGGTATCCGGATGGCCCAAATGATAATTATCTTAAAGTAGTTCCGATTCATAGCAATTATGACAAGTTGATAGTGAACTCAGACGTCGAAATCGACTTTTACTCGGAAGCTTTTGGTATGGAGAAGACAAAAATATTGCCGCTGGGTTCACCAAGAACGGACATCCTTTTCATGAATGTACATGATACGACACGAAAAGAAAACTTCCTCATGAATCATCCACAGTATGAAAATAAAGAACTTGTTCTATGTGCACCAACGTTTAGGGGGAGAAGCACGAGTTCCAATCCTTACGTTCCCCATTTAGATTTAGAAAAATTAACACCGCAACTGTTAGAGGAAAATAAAGTATTGATCTTCAATTTACACCCTTACATGAATGAAAACGAAGAGTACATGAAGAATACAGATGAAAATGCAGTATTTTGGAATCGCAATGAATACACAATCGAAGAACTTCTTATGATATCTGATGCGTTAATTTCGGATTATTCATCCGTTATCTATGACTTTGCAATCCTAGAGAAACCAATTGCGTTGTATTGCTATGATTACGAGAAATACAACAAACAAAGAGGTTTTTATGTCGATATTAAGCAATTGCTGCCTGCCACTTACTTTGAAGAAGAGCGTAATTTAGTCAATTGGATTGTTTCGGACGCCAAAAATATAACTGAAGTAAAGCAGCTAAAAGAGAAAAACTTCAAATACCAAAATGGCCAAGCATCAAAAAGAATTATTGAGTCAATTTTTGATTAAAATTGACCTGTTAATTTTCGAATAAATTTACCAGTTAGTTTTTCGGGAAAACTAACCCATCCATCTTCCGGTAAATGAAATGGGGGAAATTATTATTGTTTAATCCAGATTATTATCTTGCCACTTCTCAATATCCATTAAAATTAGTATCTATCAAATGGGAACGAATTCAACTCAATTTGACGTTATCAATGGAAAATGAACCTTCAAACACCTTTGATTTCTACTTATTTCACCCACAAACCGAAAGAACGGTTTATTTTCGACAAGTCGAGTATATAGATGAGTTCATTCAATTGCGCATTAATCTTTCGATTGCTTGGGAAGATCAAACACCTATACCTTCTGGAAGGTGGATTGTTGTTGCGAAAGACCGTCTAACAGAGAACGTTTCTGTTGCGACAACTGCGGTTTCACTTATCGATTTTGTCACGACAGACCGAGATAATAATATGGATCATTATCGAAGGTTGTTTAATCAGCATTCTGATAACTATTACAGCGTTCGTCCAATGGCTAATGACGGAAATAAGCTGTTCTATTTGGGGATTTTTAATAAAGTTGAACATACTAAAACAAAACGTGAAATTTCTCGGGAAATATATCGAAAAAAACGGAATGAAAGAAGTTTAAGGGTTAGGCGTAAGATATTCGACCTAATTTATAAATTATCTGGTCGACTTTTTGGAATAAAAGATAATCAAATCCTTTTCACATCCGACTCGCGGGCAGTTATTGGAGGGAATCTGAAGTTCGTTTACGATAAAATCATTAAACGGAAATTAGATGATAAGTTCGAACTGAAGGTGCTGTTTAAAGAAAACATAACAAGCCGACGTAAATTTCTAGACAAGTTCAAGCTGCCTTATTACCTTGCTACATCGAAAACAATCCTATTAGATGACTTTCATCCGATGCTCTACAATGTTGAATTTGATAAATCCCAAAACATCATCCAATTATGGCATGCATCTGGACCATTTAAAACAGTTGGTTATTCGCGAGTGGGTAAATCTGGGGGGCCAACGATCAATGCCCACTCGCATAAAATTTATACAAGCGCAATCGTCGCGTCGGAACATTCGATTCCATTTTATGCGGAAGCTTTTGGTATGCAGGAAACTGATGTCTACCCGACTGGGATTCCGAGAATCGATCCTTTCTTCGACGAGGCATATAAAGAGAAGATTAGAAATAAAATGTACAAGGCGTTTCCGAAAGCGAAGAACGCTAACGTAATTTTGTTCGCACCAACCTTTCGGGGAAGTGGACCCAAAACCGCCTATTATCCGATGGTCCAAATCCATCTTGAAAGTCTCGCGGACTATGCGCGGAAAAACAACTCAGTCATTATCTTCAAGCTGCACCCTTTTGTTCGGGACAAAATTGTAATTCCTGAAAAATATGAGGATGTGTTTATCGATGCTTTTAATTACCGGGAAATAAATGATATTTTACTAATTTCGGATGTTCTCATTACAGATTATTCATCGGTTGTTTTCGAGTATTCATTGTTAAATAAACCGATGATTTTCTACGCATTTGATTTTCATCACTATATTTCAAGTCGTGATTTTTATGAAGGTTTTCAAGACTTTGTCCCGGGAAAAATCGTGATGAACTTCAGTGAGCTCATGAAAGCATTGGAAGAACAAGATTACGAGATGGATAAGGTGCAACGATTCCGAGACAAGTATTTCAAATATCATGATTCAAATTCGACTGACCGTGTCATTGATTGGTTAATTTTAGACAAGTTTCCGGAAGATATACCGAGGGGACCTAGACAAAAGCTTTTATAGGGAAAATGAGAAGGGGTGGACATGTATGATTTCATTAGTTCTGTTATCCAGTGGATCAGGTTCTAGAATGGAAAATAGTGTTCCGAAACAATATTTAAGCTTAGGCGGTAAACCGATTATCATTCACACCTTAGAGCGATTAGCCAAAGTGAAGGAAATTAATGAGGTGGTGATTTGTTGCACAGAAAAATATATGGAACACATCGCGCAACTTATCGAAAACCATTGCCCGCAGTTGAATTATAAATTAGTCAAAGGGGGCAAAACGCGACAAGAATCGACTTGGAACGGCATACAAGTTTGCGAGAATGAAAGTGTCATGATTCACGAAGCTGCAAGGCCATTTGTGAAGATTAAGGAATTTGAGCGACTAGCTGTTGAAGAAAGTGAAAATGCGATTTACGGTATTGAAATTCCATTTACTGTATTAAAGGGTAACGGACAAATCGATGAAACATTAGATCGCGAGCAACTCGTGAATGTTCAATTGCCGCAAAAATTTAATCGGGATAAATTGATAGATGCATTTGAACAAGCCCATGCCCAGAACAAGAAGTTCACAGAAGATGCAAGTCTCTTTTTCGAATACAATACAAATGATGCCGTAAAGATACTAGAAGGCACGGTTCACAATATGAAAATAACGTACCCGATGGACCTAGTCATTGGCGAAACCATTTACCGCGAATATGTATTGGGGAGTGAGACGAATTGACAACGGCTATCGTTACAGGGGCAAGTCGAGGAATTGGTCGAGCCGCGGCAATTGAAATGAGTAACAATCCTGAAGTGAATAATATTGTATTAATCGCTCGAGATGAAGTTAAACTTTCAGAAACGATAAAATTGTTAAATCCACGGGTACGTGTGCGTGCGATTGTCTATGATTTTTCATCGCAGGCAGGGATTCCAAGAATGGTGAAAGAAATATACGATGAATTCGGTTCAATCGATTGGTTATTAAATATCGCAGGGTATACGGATCCCAAATCACTCCTAGATACTACACTTGCTAGCATGGAAAGGACTTATAGAATAAACGTCTTTTCATTAGTTGAAATGACGAAAGAGTGCGTAAAGTATATGAAGCAAAACGAACAGTCGAAAATCTTGAATGTCGCATCGACCGCGGGCATGACACCGCGACCTGGGTGGCTTTCCTATGCTTCTTCCAAATCTGCCGTCATCAGCATTTCAGAAACACTCGCTCAGGAGCTATCGGAGTACAATATCCTTGTGTATTGCATATCGCCTGGAAGAGCCGCAACGGATTTACGAAAAAAATTAGCACCCGAGGAAGATCCAACAACAATCATGCAACCTGCGCATGTCGCAAAAGTAATCGGCAACCTAATGCGAATGACCGAACACTGTCTAGATGGACAAAATATGGTTGTACGGAAACAAGTGAAATAAAAAAAGCGTCCAATACACTACACCGTATTGGGCGCTTCTATTTTATTTTGAAAATCTCTCTTTAACCACATGCATCAAAAATATTGGAATTTTCATCATCCGCCCGGCTCGCGTAGGCTGCGTGAGCAGTCGATACAGCCACTCCAAATTATTACTAGTCCAGAACTTAGGCGCACGCTTAACATTCCCAGAAAGCACGTCCAAGCTTCCCCCGACGCCGACCAATACCGACGTTGGGAATAAATCCTTATACTTCGCAATCCACCGTTCCTGAAGCGGGGCACCCATCGCAACGAAAACGAAATCGGGTTTAGTTTCAGCAATTTCACTCGCAACCAACGGCCCTTTATTCGTATAACCATCCATATAGCCCGCCACTTTCAAACCGCGATATTCAGCCTTAGCATTTTTCGCAGCTTGTTCGGCAACACCAGGTTTCGCTCCGAAAAAGTAAACAGTTTTACCATGTCTATTCGCATATGCTAAAAAGTCATGCATCAACTCATAACCAGGCAACTTCTCGCGCAGGGGGGCTCTCAGTATTTTCGACGCAATCAAAACACCAATACCATCCGCGACAATATAATCTGCAGAAGTAACCGCTTCTTTATAGGAGGTTGAATCTTTGGTCATCATAATAATTTCCGGATTTGCCGTAACGAAAAACAAATTCCCATCAGGCATTTGAAAATGGTCATCGATTTCTTGTAGCAATTCTACTTTATTTATATTTGCAATTGGAACATCCAATATCTTTATTTCATCCATCGTGAAGATCTCCTTTTAAAGGGAAGTAATAAGTCCCTTATAGTTATAACATACATAGGCTCGTCAAATCGAGCAAATCTAGATAAAATATGAAAGAGAGGAAGTGGTATGAAACTATTATTTAGGATACTTGATACCTATTTGATAATCGTAATCATAACTACATTGGATAGAACCCTTAATCAAAGCATTATAGCAAAGGGCGCGTCCAATGACTATACAGATTAACAGTTCCTAATTGTTTAACCAGGAGTGGGTTAATGCAAGGCGGTTAGCCTTCGTAACAACTTTCTACCAACCGGGTTTGACATTCCAGTAATCACCAAGGTGTTGGGGAATTATGATTTTTGTTGAAGAAAAAATAGAAGTGACACAAAACTCTACAGTTTTAGGTGGATGACAAAAAAACGTACCCAAAATGATATGCGGGTACGCTTACGTATTTTTGAATCAAACCAATCTAATCTGCATTTTCATCTTCAACTCCAGTCGAATTATCCGGTTCTTCATCAGCGGTTGTCGAAAGCACATTCATTTGTTCAAGCGCTTGTTCATAAATCGCATTCAAAGTAGCGGCAATCTTGGCTTGTTCATCACTATTATCAATGCTCATATTCCTAAGTAGGTCATCCGCATAACTACGTAGTCGATCAACCCGAAGCGCAATTTCATCCTGCGTAAATTGAGCGAGCTCGTCCTCAGCAAGCTGAATTTCCGTCTGTAACCCTTTTTTTAATTCCGCCATAAGTAACTCTTTTTCATTTGTAATAGCCTTATCTATTTGATTAATCGATTCCGTCTTTTTAGCATTGAACCAATTGGTCAACACACTATTAATATCTTGACCCGCGAAAGCTGACTTCACACCACTGCCAATACTAATACTTAAAAATAAGGCTCCGACCACAATCAATATTCTTTTAAGCATCAGCCTAATTTTAAAAATGGTGAGTTTATCCTTCATAGATATTCCTCCAATTAAAAGAATAAGGACCTCTGAATAATAAGGTCCCTATAACTTATTAACAGTCCGTTTAAATCCCGTCTACTAAATTTTGCATTTCATTTATTGCGTCCTCTACCATTCCATTTGCTTTGTTTTCGATAAGAACTTGTTGTTCTTCAACTAGTTCAGTGGTCAAGTCTGAAATAGCAGTGCGGGTATCGGCAATCGATGAATTAATTGACGTTTTAATCTCCTCGAGAGTGGCCCCTGATTTATTAGCAATCTGTACGAGAAGTTCAGCCTTGGCATCATCAATAGCCTTTTGTACTTTTTTTAGTGATTCATCAGCAGTGTAATTAAGTTGATCTTCCATAAAGTTTAATATGCTGGTGCCAAAGGTACCAATTTGAGACGAAATTTGCGAGCTTGAATTTCTTTTTAAATCTCCCGTAGATTTCATGATTTTATTCTCTGCTTCCTCTTTAAGTCGGTTGAATTCGTTGTCCATGTAGTTTTCAATTTCCTCTTGTGTTCCTTCTATTGATTCGACATGTTCAGAGGCTGTACCTTCAATAGTTGATATTGCTTCTGATACCGAGGCCTCTCTTGTATTTCTTATGTTGGCTTT
This genomic window from Sporosarcina sp. Marseille-Q4063 contains:
- a CDS encoding GW dipeptide domain-containing protein — protein: MKKITIILITLLIFNLAFPSHLLADNSANVSEVEFEDSNYDLDSDIENESEESQEEIEGQTENLEQGTEPQTGLKEEQEIEQNVNPETDSESTIHETVTETDKETDKEKDKETDNEIEKSDDAEIKTNTENKSSLKRSVQVHNIQALKETVTSKLGRIQTINAKIYKTIGQEDTSITAGSTYTNKVFYIKKQAEANGQNYYLISTLASSTNGVIGWVKATDMWAQNHVAVDHEQKTFYLKGTGWSYTDAWGASQDVIYSNLSQYRNQEFKVNLTEKVGDAIWYRGTLSGKSMWIQAYNVKTSYETETSKLGHIQSANAKIYKNIGEDSTSINAGSTYTNKVFYIKKEVEVNGQHYYLISTVASSTNGVIGWVKATDMWAQNHVAVDHEQKTFYLKGTGWSYTDAWGASQNVIYNNLSSYINQEFKVNLTEKVGDAIWYRGILNGRTMWIQAYNVQVPKETETSKLGHIQSTNAKIYNTIGEDSTSVTAGSTYTNKVFYIKKQAEVNGQHYYLISTVASSTNGVIGWVKATDMWAQNHVAVDHEQKTFYLKGTGWSYTDAWGAFQNVIYNNLSTYRNQEFKVNLTEKVGDAIWYRGILNGKSMWIQAYNVQSTVETETSKLGHIQSENAKIYKNVGEDSTSITAGSTYTNKVFYIKKQAELNGVTYYLISTLASSTNGVIGWVKATDMWAQDHVAVNHEQKTFYLKGTGWSYTDAWGASQNVIYNNLYQYSNQEFKVNLTEKVGDAIWYRGTLNGKSMWIQAYNVKISKESITSKLGHIQSADAKIYNSLDEDSSITAGSTYMNKVFYIKKQAKANGQNYYLISTVASSTNGVIGWVKAEDMWAQNHVAVDHEQKTFYLKGTGWSYTDAWGASQNVIYNDLTPYRNQEFKVNLTEKVGEAIWYRGILNGRSMWIQEFNTTRINETYSNYNLTVDRMTDIQMAVTPQTDKRYMLWIREDAFESIIDGQGVVNNNNWNLRRGPGTDYAVGEQVRGGTKLPLFSSTKGVDGYIWYHVRNTTGWVIPDRLDLAYYLKPSNFTSNLTSKLQFLKLSTSAYINVNEVNEKVLRGKGILEGKAQLFVDGGEVYGVNEIYLISHALLETGNGTSALATGIQYNGKTVYNMYGIGAKDSCPLECGAKYAYDAGWFTPELAIVGGAAFVGRNYINVGQDTLYKMRWNPFFAANNGYASHQYATDIGWASKQTYRMNEIYNLLDSYSLFFDIPVYR
- the tagD gene encoding glycerol-3-phosphate cytidylyltransferase translates to MRKVITYGTFDLLHTGHINILRRAKEHGDYLIVAISSDEFNALKGKKAYYSFEQRKLILEAIRYVDEVIPEHTWEQKIHDVKKHNVDVFVMGDDWAGKFDFLKDACEVIYLPRTVGISTTKIKKDLTKSYTS
- a CDS encoding glycosyltransferase family 2 protein produces the protein MSELVSIIIPVYNAKPFIESCLNSVANQDYQFLEVIIINDGSTDGSEDLIKEYIKNDTRFKLFSQENHGLGYTRNRGISLSNGKYIFFLDSDDIIPRNSIRSLVTAVEKNNADYAVGKVIRFNTERKYIPIRHLEFNLYNKNISTTVLKNPEMMQDSIACNKLWKRDFLVDNNLFFQEDRYYEDLTLTMKAAVIANEIEVITEVVYHWRVRENENKPSITQQQMKLKNTLDRLDALSYNRQWLITSGREKRLIEENDLKSLLDVLRLHVNKYSLIKKEEMEEWKESVISFLKQIPLNIVGKLPEKEKELYKLLMNRNYLDLMLFSQMLTNTEKNPIVIQRKKSFVLKAKDNTYEVTHYLKPTMVVRKVEQLNSEWKLSGDLIIPKASYKTDGKIFIISRKEKDVIYSGNVNLNPVTENSCYPYEKLLFQVNLDTKVFLKYKNDYIFDFYFHLEEYPSYGSARVRLGSNTKSKFNIKNRNRAISLYRTNFGNLSIRIQKYHAVKLFLKKCLSFIKK